Proteins encoded by one window of Alkalinema sp. FACHB-956:
- a CDS encoding DUF4926 domain-containing protein, whose product MELYQEVALTRDFPEYGLRAGDVATLVDFIPHPSGGEEGCVLEIFNAIGESLAVIAVPLSGVESLRSDEILTVRSLAKAS is encoded by the coding sequence ATGGAGTTGTATCAGGAGGTTGCCTTGACTCGCGATTTCCCAGAGTATGGCTTGAGAGCTGGAGATGTCGCGACGCTGGTTGATTTTATTCCTCATCCCAGTGGTGGTGAAGAGGGTTGTGTCTTGGAAATTTTTAACGCGATCGGTGAGTCTTTAGCAGTGATTGCTGTTCCCCTCTCCGGAGTAGAAAGTTTGCGTTCAGATGAAATTTTAACGGTTCGCTCTTTAGCCAAGGCCAGTTGA
- a CDS encoding DUF433 domain-containing protein, producing MNYRNYITIEPDKRGGKPCVRGLRITVYEVLEYLASEMTEAEILDDFPDLTREDLKACIAYAADRERRFMTAPLSA from the coding sequence GTGAACTACAGAAACTACATTACGATCGAACCCGATAAACGCGGTGGGAAGCCTTGTGTACGTGGCTTGCGTATTACGGTTTATGAAGTGCTTGAGTATCTAGCTTCCGAGATGACTGAAGCAGAAATTCTCGATGATTTTCCTGATCTAACCCGGGAAGATTTAAAAGCCTGCATTGCTTATGCGGCCGATCGTGAACGGCGATTTATGACCGCTCCATTATCCGCATGA
- a CDS encoding AbrB/MazE/SpoVT family DNA-binding domain-containing protein gives MGTVIKTRIVKIGNSQGVRIPKLLLEQSGIQEEVEIEVQGNCLTIRTAQPRRAGWDEAFTAMATNQDDVLLDEVSPTDWDQAEWEW, from the coding sequence ATGGGCACCGTTATCAAGACTCGCATCGTTAAAATTGGTAACTCCCAAGGTGTTCGGATTCCTAAACTCCTTTTGGAGCAAAGTGGTATTCAGGAAGAAGTTGAGATTGAAGTGCAGGGTAATTGTTTGACGATTCGCACGGCACAACCTCGGCGTGCCGGATGGGATGAAGCTTTTACGGCAATGGCTACGAATCAGGATGATGTCCTGTTGGATGAGGTTAGTCCTACTGATTGGGATCAGGCAGAATGGGAATGGTAG
- a CDS encoding type II toxin-antitoxin system PemK/MazF family toxin, whose translation MGMVVKRFDVFLVNLDPTVGREIQKTRPCVVISPNEMNRSIATVIIAPMTTQGNSYPTRIPCQFQGKRGQIVVDQIRTVDKNRLVKKLGCISQDEQKMLLATLAEMFAE comes from the coding sequence ATGGGAATGGTAGTGAAGCGTTTCGATGTTTTTCTGGTCAACTTAGATCCTACGGTTGGTCGTGAAATTCAGAAAACGCGACCCTGTGTTGTGATCTCGCCGAATGAGATGAACCGTTCTATTGCGACGGTGATCATTGCTCCCATGACTACCCAAGGAAATTCCTACCCCACTCGGATTCCTTGCCAGTTTCAAGGCAAGCGTGGGCAAATTGTTGTGGATCAGATCCGCACAGTCGATAAAAATCGTTTGGTCAAAAAGTTGGGTTGCATCAGCCAAGATGAGCAAAAAATGTTGCTTGCTACCCTGGCTGAGATGTTTGCTGAATAG